In Capricornis sumatraensis isolate serow.1 chromosome 2, serow.2, whole genome shotgun sequence, the DNA window TCGGAAAACTGCGAGTCGAGTTGGGGTGTTGAAAGATGCCGAGGACCCCGTACTGCAGCTTGAGGGAGAGGCCTCCCTCTTCTCGGCTTACTGGCCCGTCTTCCCCGGAGCTCTGATCCCCATCCCGGAGGGCGTGCTACCCGCTCGGCCTCGTGAGCGCTTTTCTCTGGCTTTTGGTCTTTTTCTTCCAGACCTTTTGATTTCTATCTCTGTATGACTACAGATCTCGGCCTGAGTCCTCCCTACTCCAGTCAACAAAAACATAGCACAGGCAGTTTTCAGgcctgctcctcccacccccaccgccacccccgaTCTTCCGAAACCCTCAGTCAGGGGTCCCAGCGAGTCCAGCTCCACAGAGCTCCCGAAGCTGGGCCTACCCAGAGCAGCCAGGGCCTACTGCTTGAACGCCCGCTCAGAAAAAAATTCCAGTCCCCCACCCGGCCAGGGCCTGCCCCACAACCCAGAGCTGCCGAGGGGTAAACAAGGAGGCACCACCAGCGAGGCGGGCTTGGGGCTCACCTTGGCGGGCGCGGGGCCCCCCAGCGGTCCGCAAGCCTCTCGCAGCTCATAGCCGCCGCTTGGCGGGCTCTTCTCCGGTCTCCGCACCATGTCGTCGGCCGCCAGGTCCCCAAATGCGGCTCGACTGGCTAGGGGTAGCCCCGGGCGGTGCCGGGGACGAGGGCTGCCGCCTTCTGGAGAGTCTGTGGGACCGTCGGCGCCGGACGAGGTGATAGACGGGGGTCCTGCGGTCTGGTCTCCATTCGGGCTGCCTCCTGTGCTGGGCGCACCCGGCTCGGCCTCGTCCGGGGCGCCCTCGTCGTCGGGGAAGCGGTTGGACTCCACGTCCACCTCGGGCTCGTCTGCAGTGTCCACGTCGGGGGAGGCGGAGTGGTAGCTGGAGCTGCCCTCGCTCAGAAAGTCCGGGCTCACGTAGCCGCCGCCGGTCCCTGCGCCCGGCCCCGGCCCACGGGCTGGCCCACCGCCGTAAGCTTCGCGGGCGCTACCGTAGAGCTTGGCGATGCTTTCGGCGTCCTTGACTACAGGCCGGAAGGCCGACACGTAGGAGCCTTTGCGagcgggcggcgggggcggcggggccaGCGGGGCCAGCGGGGGCGGCAGCGCCTCGTCCGCGCCGTCCTCGTCCAGTGGCCCGCGGGACAGCGCGCTGGGGCAGCGCTCCTCTGCGACCAGGCCTCCCTCCTTGGTCGGCTCGGTACCGTCCAGGGGCTCGGGGCCGCCACCTCCCGCAGcagccgcggccgccgccgctgccgccgctaCGGCCGCCGCCACGGCTTTGGCTTGGCTCTGCGCGGCCGGATAGGGCGGCACCGGGAGGCTGCCTGCGGCCGGCCAGAACATGGGAAACGTCGGGTACACAGTGGCTGCGGCGGCGGCTGCAGCTACGGCCGCCGCGTCCTTGGCTGCCCCGGAGGGCTGGTGACCCCAGAACATGGCGCCGCCGCCCGGGCCCGTCCCCGCCCCGGGGGGCAAATGGCCGGTTCCTGGGCCGCCCGCTCCTGCCCCAGTGCCCGCGCCCCCGCCACTCCCGGGGCCTGGGCCGCCCTTGGGTTCGCCAGCGCCTAACACAGGGTCATCCTTTTTAGGGCAGAGACCAAAGGCCGTGGGGAAGCCATAGGGATGAGGGAAAAGCGGTGGGGGCAGCTTCTGCAAGAGGCCAAAGCCCTTGCTGGGCACCGGGATCACAGGGTAGCTGCGGACCCCGGCGCCGCCACCAGGCCCTCCAGGGCCCGCGGGGCCGCCAGCTCCCGTCGCCAGACCAAGTCCCCGCTGCGCGTGAGGAGGCGGCGGCCCGGGAGGCCCGGCGGCCTCTTCTTCGCCACAGCGCAGGCTTTTGTGCGGCGGCGGACCTGGGGCCATGTCTGCGCCGCACCCCGGGCCGCCCCCACTGCCGCCGCCGCCAGCACCACCCTTCCCCTGTCCACCCGACCCTCCGTtagcgccgccgccgcctccttgCAGCGAGAAGGTCCGCTTGCGGGTGCCACCATTGAACATGGCCTTGACGTCCTCCCAAGCGTGGCTCAGTTCGTCTGTGGCCGACTTGTCACTGAGTTTGAGGTGTCGGCGCCACGAGTTAAAGTTGGCTGCGTCGGGCTGCGTGTACTTGGCGTCGGGTGTGCGGTGCGAGTGGAAGATGAACTTGTTAGGCGAGAAGTACATGCTGCAGTAACCGCACTTGATGCATTTGGCACGCGAGCTGTTGTAACGCGCGGGAATGAAGCTGCCACGCGAACCCCAGGCACACTCGTGCACCACATCGAAGGCAAAGTTCTCGGGCAGCTTGGGTGGCTTGTGCTCGCCGAGAAACGACTTGCACAGGCGTTCGGCCTCACGCTTGGTGATCATGCCGCAGCGGCGAGACGAGATGGGCATGGCCCCTGCCCGACGCAGAATTTCCAGCTGCACCGGTGTGCACTGCACGCACGTGATGCCCAGGGCCACGCGGCGGTTGTGTATCTCATTGTAGCTGTAGTTCTTGAGGAGGGTGTTGGAGATTTGCGCCAGGCATAGGCGCTCCTGGCCGTCGATGACCAGGGACACGATAGGCACCCCGTACAACGACGTCTCGCCCACCTGGTTGGGTTTGAGAGCGCTGGAACCCGAGTAGGGCTGCAACTCCTGCTTGGAGTTGGGAGAAGAGTTTCCCTCGCGCCCCGGCCCCAGCTGAGTGGTGAGAGCCTCCATGCCGCCGCTCCTGCgaaacagagaaagcagagagccGATGAGCCATTTTCAGCGCCAACGCCGCCCGGGCCCGCCCAGCAGGGCGCGCAGAGTCGGGCGCGCGGGGAAACTTGGCAATGGGGAGTCCTAGCTCATTCGCCCCCTGGACGGGCCTTTTGTTATTCAGACGCGTGCTGGCGCTGGAACAAAAGCCCCCGGGGTTTGGAGGAGGAGTAGGGGTAATTGAGACCTCAGGAATGCCTGGGTAGCTAGGAACCCGATCCTGTTTTCGGGCTGGGGAGGAAGTGGGGCCCAGAGACGgagagtgacttgcccaaggccacacagcaaagCCATTGCCAAAGCCAGGCTTCCTGGTGCCCAGATCCGTAAGACTTCGGCCACCCTCGCAGCCTGCCCTATCCGCCCGGGTCCCGAAGCTCGGACTTCGGGGACAGGCCGCCCCTTTGCTCAGTCGCGCATGCACGCGGGCGGGGGCAGCGCTGAGAGGAatagggaggggggaggggcggtCACTGCCCATCTCCAGAcagcagggggcggggcggggggggtggtaaggagaaggaggagggtcTAGAGGCCGTGAGGGAGgcggagagagacagagacggcCGCTGTTCGCGGTGCTGAACCCGACTCTCTCCAAAGCTCGCTGTGAGCGCCCAGCCCTGGAGTTGCCCTCACTGCACCCAGCTCCGTGCAGCTGGCTCCCTGGGATAACAGCACTGCTTTCCCCAAACACAAGCTTTTCCTCTTACACCCGGAACCCCGCGTTCGTTGAGCAGAAAGATTCTGGCTGGAAATATAAACCGTTTTCTTTCCAGCCATCGGTGGGATCCGGGTCAAGCAATTCCTaaccacatttcctgcatttttAAGCTGCGGTCTAGACCCAAGCTGGTTCCCCTCTGGGTCAGCACACGGGACGAAGAGGTTCTCAAGGAAGTTTCTCAGAAGCCACTTCTTTGCTTGTAGCCGCCCGCTGCCTAAGTTTTCCTCCTTCAGATATACCTTTCCCACTCAGGCCAAAAGCAGTCTTTAGGTTCTGAGCTTCTTCTTTAGGGgacatcctctctctctctctctctctctctcttttttttttttttggagtatccTTCATGCGGAGTTGTCCTGACTCATACGGGCTGAGAGGAATCCTGACCCGTCTCTGAAGCCACCCTAAGGCTCCAGGTCGAAAGTTACTTCTGGTCCCAAGCTTTACTCTCTGACCAAGGCAGGGAGGCAGTCGCTCTGTGGACAGCGGCAGCGGGAAGGACCCGGGGACTGATGCTTGGGGCCCCCTACATGGCTCAGCCCAACCACGTGTCCTCAGACAGGGGAGGCTTGCACTGGGCCCATGGCTGCAGGCAGTCCTGCGGCCCAGACAGCCCAGTCCTGAGGGCTCCTCCTCTAAACTCAGCAGAAACTGACAAATCCATTTTCAAAGGGCAGCTCCAGCCAGACAGGGCATCCAAGCTCAAAAGCCTGGGATCTTCTTTCCCTccgcctctctccctccttcatcTGTCGATCTTATCTGTCCCTGAgctgtctgtctctccctgctCGCTCCTCTTTCTCCCATCTGTCTTCATACCTTCTTCAAGTATCAAGCTATTTATCTGTTATCTATTTCATCTTTATCTCCGTGGATCAAACTGAAACTAGTTGACCCTTCTTTTGCGTTGAAGTCCCTTGCAATATTTTAGGAGGCAAAAGCACTGTCCTAACCCCTCGGCTGAGGGATCAGCAAGAAAAACCCCGCACCCCCCTCCCGAAGGGTCTTCAGGCTGGCTAGGGAGATGGAAGGGGGGTGCCGCGGCTCTGGGAAATGAAGATGTCTTCTCGGTTTCCCGAAATCGGCCAGTGTGCCCTGCCCGCTTGCAGTGAAGGCAGAGCCCTGAGCCGAGCGCGTCTTCTCCAAGCTGAGGGTCTGGAGTCCCCTCGGGGTCTTTCCGAGTGGGAGGAGGGGACTCCGGACCCCGGAACCAGGAGAAAGAGGACCCTAGGAACGGAACCGAATTTCAAAAGCCAGGGCAAAGCGCTGTGCGCAGCGACAAGGAGCAGCGGCCAGGGCGGCTCTGGGAGCCCTCGCCGGCTCCTGGGGCTTGAGGGGTGAGATTGGAGAGGGCGACGAGGCTGGAGTCAGGCAGCGCAGAGAGTGAGGCGATGGAGTCTTGAGgtctaataataaaaacaaccacAAGAACCCATATCGGAACTAAACGAAAAAAGCTGTAGAGACAAGGCGCGGGGTCAGCCAGCTACCGGGCGCGGGTACTCACCGTGCGGCGGCGGCTGGAGCCGGGCGAGCGGTGAACGGAGGTGCGCGGCCGGCGGAGCGGCGGGCGGGAGTCGGGGATCCGCCGGGCTCTCCGGGTGACGGCGCGGCCCCTCCCCGCGCGCGCGCACAGCCGCGCTCCCGGGCTCCCCGCTCTCACACCCGCGGCCCCACTGGCCCCTCCCGCGCGGCGCAGGCTCTCAGCAGGCGCAGGGCTCCAGGGTCCCGGGCAGAAAGATGGGTCCCCTGTGCGGTTGCCCCTGAGGCCCTGGACGGGCCCGGCGCGGAGGCCGAAGCCTGGAGAGCATAGCGCGGCGAATGGCAAGGCGCGGGGACAGCCCGAGTGGCGAGCCCAGTGCGGGGCGGGCGCGCCTGACATCTGCGAGCCGGGGCGCCACACCCACCGCCCGTGCAGTCACTCGCGCCCTCCCGGGGTCCGATAGCTAGCCCGCGGGCCACGCGCCTGGCCCCGCCGCCTTCCCGCAGCTCCCGGCTCTGGGCGCCCCAGGTAAGCGGCCACACACCTGTTTCCTGACCCCCGCACCAGCAGCCCAAGCTCGCTAAGGGGACCGGGAGGAAGGAGGAGCCCGGGGCCACAAAGTTTGCCCCCAAGAGCAAAGTGGGGGAGGGCTCAGCTCTCCAGGCTAAGTGGCAAGGAGCTAGACCAAGGGCTAAGGAAGACTCCGAAGGAAAGGGCTTGAGAATGCATACCGCACTCTCGGGCCAGGGAGATGACCCTGGGAAGTCGGAGCAGAGATCAGGGTGTGAGGTGCCGGGGGATAGTAGTCGGGAAGCGGCGGAACCAACTCGCCCACGCTTCTGACTCGGACGCACTGGTGTCACGACAGCCTCCTTTCTCCTTCACTGAGCTGTGGGCCCGGGAACTGGGTTTAGGGGGGTCCTGGGCCTTTAACCACCCCCCTCCATTAACACCAACCAGCCCAGGCCAGGAGCCGAGTCATCTCTGGGTGATATCTGGGGTCAACTACTAGTTGAAAGCTAGACCCCTCCCTGGCTCTCCCGGTAACTTGGTTTCCTGGTGGTGGGGGTCTAGCCCCTGATGCTGCAGACCCTCCCTGGCATCTCCTCTCTTCGAAGAGCTCcatttctttccacctcttcactTTTCTGTCGATTTCTGTCTTCACCGTTCTTTCCCCCCACTGACTCAGTAGGTCcggttttctccctctctctcaatcTCCGTCTTTCCTTATTTGAGTTACTAGTCGTACTCCCTCCCTTTCTGCCCGCACCCGGACACCCCCTTACCCCCCCCCTCCGTGGCATTAAGTGTCCTTAATGGACACGTTAATTAAACTGTAATTAATCATACCGTCCAGTCCAAGTTTGAACAATTACCCTAATCAAACAGAAGTTAATAATGGCAGGCATGGCCCGGGGCGCGGCGGGCTGCCCGTGCAGGGGGCGCAGCGGCCGCGGCAGCTCCTGACACGGGCAGCAGCGGCGATCGCAGCCAGTCCTTGGAACCCGGGCGGTGCCATAAATCTTCCGCGGCCAGCGGCGCCGGGTCGCCCTCGCCCCCGCCCTCTCGTCTTCGCTCTCGCTCTGGGTTTCAGGCCCTCTCCCCTCCTACACTCCGGCTCCTCTAGGGTtcatctccccttctcctgcactcCCCTGTGCTTTTCTCTTCTCCGCGGGCTCGCAGGGGTCTTGGGAAATGCCTCTGGGGGTGGGAGCAGATCGCCCAGGGCTACCCTCGGAGAGAGGGGGCGGCCAGGCCCTGTAACTGGCTTGCCACCTGCTCCTCGCGTGTTTTCCGGGGCTACGAAACAACCCCACCCCAAGTTTGAGGGCTTAGTCTCTGCTGCGGGGTCTCTTCTAGAGGGGTTCTtgctctttcacctttatcagctcccgcctttctctctctctggtatttccttgcctttctctctttcctcctggagcctgctcagcCCCCTTTCTCTCTCCGAATCTTGTCCCTCCGCTGGCGCGTCTTTCCCAGTTTCTACCTCTGTCCCGCTCTAACTCAGCGGATCTCCACCCCTGCACCCCCCATCCCACTTCCCTCCAAGGAAAACAGGAACCTATTTTCTGTCCCAGTCCAAGAGCCGTCCCCCAGACTCCACCCCTCATCCCCCTCCCTTGGCCGGCCTCCTCACCCCATAATTACAATCCCGTTCGGTAATTATTCTTAGCCtcctaatgattttttaaaagacatctcAGAATTCGGTGTGACGGTGACAACGATCCTGGAGCCCGGGCGCCCTCAGGGTGGTGGGGGTTGGAGTGGAAAGACGATGGGGAGGATCCCCTTGCGCTGGGCCTGTCTCTCCTACCTCTATTGTACTGCGATGGCCGGCAGTGCCTCTGGGGACGGCCTCCAGGGCACTCCTGGCAGCCGGGCCGCGCGGCCTCGGGGGACTTCTTAGACAAAAGTTCCCTTTGCGGATGCAGCACCGTGGGGTGCGGGGGAAGGGGATGCAGGTTGACCCCTGCGTCTCCGTTCAGCACCAACCCGTGGACAGCTCCCTGCGCCCTCTCTGACTTCGAAGACCCACCCTGCTCTTCCACCGGGTCTGAAGCAGAGAAAGACTTAAACGCGTAtgggcagaggctggggaaggggcgCTGCTCGCTTGAGAGATGGTAATCTCCGAGGAGGGGTCTTGGGGTCGGGCCTGGACTCTGCGCTGGGCCAGCGTCCAGTTGGTTAGTATCACCGCAAAGGGCATCTCAGTTGGCAGAGCCCTTTCTCACAACGACCCTGGGAATAGGTAAAGAtcatttattcccattttacaggtaggaAATCGAGGGTCAGGCAGTGGAAGCCAACTCacccaggctcctcagtcaatAAGGGATGCAGGCTGATCTCCCAGACCCCAAATACCATGTCTTGCACGCTGCCTGGAGGGCGTCGTTTAATGAACGGAAGACAAGCACTGCGCAGCTCACGAGGAACTTTTAGGGTCGCCCTCGAAACACTCCGCGAGGAGGAAAACAGGCCTAGCAAAGCCAGGTGACTTGCTCAGATGCGGGCAGCCAGTGTGGGGGCAGCGCTGGGACTTGAACTCAGGCTCAGACGGGGGAGGCCGGCATCCCTCTTGCTCAGAGGGGGCTCTGAGTCCTGCAGCTCAGTCCAGCGCCTGGGGAATGCGCTGGAGTCAGTGCCCTTGGCCTTTCTGACCCGCTCTGGCGCGGATTCTATTTTACCCACTGTTGGGTGCACCAGGGTCGGAGGGCCAGGATCAGGGACACGCCTGGCTTGCACCCCACCAGCCCCCGCCGCGTCCATGCTGCCTCTGAGTCCCTGGCGTCGAGTCCACGCAGCCGGGCGTCCCTTGCCCATTCCAGCTCTGTCTTGGGCTGCGGCCGCGCCTCCTCCGCAAGCACATATCTTTTACCAGTTGAATTAACGGCAGTTTTCGTCAGTTAATTAGGTTTAATTTACATAATTAGTACAGTATAAAGAGGATTGGGGATAATCATGGGGTACGTAGCGCTTACTGTGTAAACACGTATTCTGAATTAAAAATCAGATGTAATTAAGGCGCGCAGGCCCTGTTTAGGCAGGGTTTTAATTGTAATGAATTTCTAATTAACACTCAATGATTGCCAAATGCAAAGGGCTGTAAAATTTTCTTGTAGTTTTGCTAATTTATTGTTTACTTAATATCTGGATATTAATCCGACGGCCAGATAGACCCTAGCCCCGCCCGGCTGCCAGCTCGAGCAAATGAAGGTGGCTGGGTAGGTGGGGCCTGCTGGCCATATCAGCGAACAGAGGTGAGGTCGTCGGGGAGGTGAGGGGGCTACAGAGCCTGCACGAAGGTGCTCAGAAGTGTCCACCTGATTCCCTGTGGGGACAGGAAGACTGAAGCTCCTGCGTTGTGGGGGTGGGACTGGCCGGAAGCCGCACACTCTGGGTTCCTGTGGCCCAGACCAGGTTCCTGGGGATCAGAGGCCAGGCCAGCACTCCTCCCAAGGAAGGACTCCTGGGGacatcaaaaggagagaggaaggtcTCCGACTGATCCAGTTCTACTGACCACTTGAGTAACCATGGACCCTGACTTGGCCTCAATATGTGCATCTGTAGCATGGGCACACTGGCACTGAAGGGTCGACTCAGAGGCCCAAGAGCACTGAAgaggaacatctttttttttgtggAGCCCTATGGGGATGGGCCCCTGCTTGAGTGTAGGTGGCTTAAGCTTGGGGAAGGGGCAGCGCCAGGAGAACTTAAAATGTATGAAGGTTGCAGGGTCCTGCTCTGCCCACTCTGGGGCTCTCTCTGCACTTGGGGATGAAAGTtaggctgggagggactgaggaggGAGCCCAGGACAGACTTATTTCCCCAACTAGACAGAGATCCCCAGGGCCTGAACAGGGGTATTTTGAAAGAGGAAGGGTGAGTAGTTTAGCTGGCCACAGGACTCTCCCTCAGCCCCAAATCTCTAGTTTGGTCCCCAGCTGCCTCTCCTATGTCAGCCCCAGCTTGGCCCCAAGTCTCTTTCCAAAGTTCTTAGCACAGGGGAGACTCTGTAGACACTTCAAAATTTCCTATCAACCCAAGGAATACATAGGAAGAAAATTCAATGGCCCCTGGAGGTTTCTGCCCCATAGAACAGCCtaccttcctttctctccccagtGCCTGACTTTCAGAGGTCTCAGAGACCTCTCCTGGATACTATACTGGGCCTCCTCTAAGCCTGTCTGCTTGCTTGGACCCCTCACTCCTGTCTGTCTGATGCTATTTTGTTTTCATCCTTGGATGGTTCATTGGTTAATAGTCCCTGATTTCTTTGTGGGTGTCTTCTGTCTCTCCCACTGGAATGTTTTGTTTGCTATCATATTGCCAGGGCTTAGAACAAGGCCTAGTACACAGTTGTTGCTGCCCATgcttgctaaatgaatgaatgaatgggattTGAGTGGAAAGGCTGTGAGCTGGGTTGGCTATTGTGATGGAAAGGTGCCTTCGGTGTCTAGTGGCCAATCTGGTTCTTCAAGGAAGAGTTGAAGGTTCTGTGATCTCTGGTGATGTCTAGGAGGatattcagagaaggcgatggcaccccactccagtactcttgcctggagaatcccatggacggaggagcctggtgggctgcagtctatggggtcacgaagagtcggacacgactgagcgacttccctttcacttttcactttcatgcattggagaaggaaatggcaacccattccagtgttcttgcctgaagaatctcagggacgggggagcctggtgggctgccatctatggggtcacacagagtcagacacgactgaagtgacttagctgcagcaggaGGATATTGGGATTCTTGCCTCCCACATGGATTCAGGCAAGGCTACTCAGGCAGAGCCTGTGAAGGCTGCAGGCTGCTTCTTGTAGAAGGAGGAAATGAGCTCTGGGAGGCAAGTGGGGAGCCGCTGGCAGGTTTACTGAGTATTCGCTGATAACAAGAGTTTCCTTCCCAGGGCCTCCTCCACACATGATCAGGGGAGGGCTGggaagagaacagactctggacTCAGCAaggcttgggttcaaatcctaggtCTGCTCTGGTTGAGCCTCCAAACTTGCATCTGTAAACTAGTTCCTGGCCTTACCGTGTCAGGGCTATTCAGGGTCTCACAGAGATGTCATAAGAATTAAATAAGGTGCTGAGTGTATGGCACACAGCACAATCTTGGACTAGACTGAACACCTTGGGTTCACCATTTGAGCAGGGATTCACTCTTGGGCTCCTGAAAATCCTTCTCACAGTCCCAGCCCTACGCAAAGCACATGGCACAGAGTAGGTGGTCAACATCTGTGAGTTCTCTTCCCTGGCAGCCTCAGATCAGTTCTGGACAATTGCCTGAACCTCGGTGGAGTTCAGTCTGCTTG includes these proteins:
- the SKOR1 gene encoding SKI family transcriptional corepressor 1, whose product is MALLCGLGQVTLRLWAPLPPQPENRIGFLATQAFLRSGGMEALTTQLGPGREGNSSPNSKQELQPYSGSSALKPNQVGETSLYGVPIVSLVIDGQERLCLAQISNTLLKNYSYNEIHNRRVALGITCVQCTPVQLEILRRAGAMPISSRRCGMITKREAERLCKSFLGEHKPPKLPENFAFDVVHECAWGSRGSFIPARYNSSRAKCIKCGYCSMYFSPNKFIFHSHRTPDAKYTQPDAANFNSWRRHLKLSDKSATDELSHAWEDVKAMFNGGTRKRTFSLQGGGGGANGGSGGQGKGGAGGGGSGGGPGCGADMAPGPPPHKSLRCGEEEAAGPPGPPPPHAQRGLGLATGAGGPAGPGGPGGGAGVRSYPVIPVPSKGFGLLQKLPPPLFPHPYGFPTAFGLCPKKDDPVLGAGEPKGGPGPGSGGGAGTGAGAGGPGTGHLPPGAGTGPGGGAMFWGHQPSGAAKDAAAVAAAAAAATVYPTFPMFWPAAGSLPVPPYPAAQSQAKAVAAAVAAAAAAAAAAAGGGGPEPLDGTEPTKEGGLVAEERCPSALSRGPLDEDGADEALPPPLAPLAPPPPPPARKGSYVSAFRPVVKDAESIAKLYGSAREAYGGGPARGPGPGAGTGGGYVSPDFLSEGSSSYHSASPDVDTADEPEVDVESNRFPDDEGAPDEAEPGAPSTGGSPNGDQTAGPPSITSSGADGPTDSPEGGSPRPRHRPGLPLASRAAFGDLAADDMVRRPEKSPPSGGYELREACGPLGGPAPAKVYAPERDEHVKSAAAALGPAASYLCAPEAHEPDKEDNHSTADDLETRKCYPDQRSISQPSPANTDRGEDGLTLDVTGTQLVEKDIENLARDELQKLLLEQMELRKKLEREFQSLKDNFQDQMKRELAYREEMVQQLQIVRDTLCNELDQERKARYAIQQKLKEAHDALHHFSCKMLTPRHCTGNCSFKPPLLP